One Gossypium raimondii isolate GPD5lz chromosome 3, ASM2569854v1, whole genome shotgun sequence genomic window carries:
- the LOC105795327 gene encoding bifunctional phosphatase IMPL2, chloroplastic yields the protein MFSQTQSHFLSFPSKSLPFYPPLFPNKSPFLSFPPFKTPTISLPTKSMISNSKLSNHIDPLLLNDTQLDRFAEVGNKLADAAGEVIRGYFRKKFEILDKEDLSPVTIADQAAEESMVSIILENFPSHAVYGEEKGWRCKEESADYVWVLDPIDGTKSFITGKPVFGTLIALLKKGKPILGIIDQPVLRERWIGISGRITTLNGQEVATRACTELSRAYLYTTSPHLFSGDANEAFARVRDKVKVPLYGCDCYAYALLASGYVDLVVESGLRPYDFLALIPVIEGAGGAITDWKGNHLHWEASSTSRATSFNVVAAGDKQIHQQALDALQWQ from the exons ATGTTCTCTCAAACCCAATCCCATTTCCTTTCATTTCCTTCCAAATCCCTTCCTTTCTATCCTCCTCTCTTCCCCAACAAAAGCCCTTTCCTTTCATTCCCTCCTTTCAAAACCCCCACCATTTCTCTCCCAACAAAATCCATGATTTCCAACTCCAAACTCTCTAATCACATCGACCCATTGTTGTTGAACGACACCCAACTCGACCGTTTTGCGGAAGTGGGCAATAAGCTAGCTGATGCCGCTGGCGAAGTCATCCGCGGTTACTTTAGGAAGAAATTCGAGATTCTTGATAAAGAAGATTTGA GTCCAGTGACGATTGCTGATCAAGCTGCTGAAGAATCTATGGTTTCGATTATATTGGAGAATTTTCCTTCTCATGCTGT TTATGgagaagaaaaaggatggagGTGTAAAGAGGAATCTGCAGATTATGTTTGGGTTTTAGACCCTATAGATGGCACAAAAAGTTTCATAACTG GAAAACCAGTGTTTGGTACTCTCATTGCTTTGTTGAAGAAAGGTAAACCT ATTCTTGGTATAATTGATCAGCCTGTCCTTAGAGAAAGATGGATCGGAATAAGTGGAAGGATAACTACATTGAATGGACAAGAAGTGGCTACACGAGCTTGTACAGAACTGTCACGAGCATATTT GTACACCACAAGTCCACATCTGTTCAGCGGAGATGCTAATGAGGCATTTGCCCGTGTTAGAGATAAG GTCAAAGTGCCGCTATATGGCTGTGACTGCTACGCTTATGCCCTCTTGGCTTCCGGTTATGTGGATCTTGTCGTTGAGTCCGGCCTCCGG CCATACGATTTCCTTGCACTTATACCTGTTATAGAAGGTGCTGGGGGTGCTATTACTGACTGGAAAGGCAATCATCTTCATTGGGAAGCTTCTTCAACTTCACGTGCAACAA GCTTTAATGTAGTGGCAGCTGGAGATAAACAAATTCATCAACAAGCTTTAGATGCTTTGCAATGGCAGTGA
- the LOC105795332 gene encoding probable receptor-like protein kinase At4g39110 has translation MEIEKKPKKHKTNLFLSSILSSPSSSSVSMAILLVLFYIFVCCPVVIIASSTPTGTFSPEDNFLINCGPDSKPELIEGRTFQTGSEYLKTKSDSQITCSDNVPSPIYKSAKVFPEEATYSFTLKQPGYHWLRLHFYAMKDDKYDLHQSTFSVSANEIVLLHNFKINNSSVPTLKEYLINMKDPTLNLKFSPMKDSFAFINAIEVVSVPNNLVNDEGLALFPVNKFSGLTEQNYQVVYRLNMGGPLITPRNDTLGRIWIPDDNYLEQKNFAKATSIAPDGVHYSKTITRLIAPPMVYATVIEMADANIKLPNFNVSWKLDVDKSFDYLLRMHFCDIISKATDSLYFNVYINEKMAISALDLSAVTAGLARPYYRDIVVNAPLINDGLLIQIGPLNQGTGAANAILNGLEVMKMSNSVGSLDGEFGAEEGGLGMSHQGTVATIGFVMMFGAFVGLGAMVYKWKKRPKDWQKRNSFSSWLLPLHAGDNSFLSKNSASQKSNFNTSGLGRYFSLAELQEATKNFDSSEIIGVGGFGNVYLGTIDDGIKVAVKRGNPQSEQGITEFQTEIQMLSKLRHRHLVSLIGYCDENSEMILVYEYMSNGPFRDHLYGKNLPPLSWKQRLEICIGAARGLHYLHTGTAQGIIHRDVKTTNILLDDAFVAKVADFGLSKDTPMGQNHVSTAVKGSFGYLDPEYFKRQQLTEKSDVYSFGVVLLESLCARPAINPQLPREQVNLAEWAMQWKRKDLLEKVIDPQLAGSINPESMKKFAEAAEKCLLEYGVDRPSMGDVLWNLEYALQLQEAFTARKSEDETNPLNTATTQTPIMVPSTTSLPTDNYRSVEGPVDVPAINDHSGTAVFAQFQSLDGR, from the coding sequence ATGGAGATAGAAAAAAAGCCGAAAAAACATAAAACCAATCTTTTTCTATCCTCCATTTTgtcatcaccatcatcatcatccgtATCGATGGCGATCCTCCTGGTGTTGTTTTATATCTTTGTTTGTTGCCCTGTAGTTATTATTGCTTCCAGCACTCCTACTGGTACGTTCAGTCCCGAAGACAACTTCCTTATCAATTGCGGTCCTGACTCGAAGCCTGAACTTATCGAGGGACGAACTTTTCAAACCGGTTCCGAGTACTTAAAAACCAAGAGTGATTCTCAAATCACTTGCTCAGATAATGTTCCTTCACCTATATATAAAAGTGCCAAGGTCTTCCCTGAAGAAGCTACGTATTCATTTACCTTAAAACAACCCGGTTACCATTGGCTTCGTCTCCATTTCTACGCCATGAAAGATGATAAATATGATCTCCACCAATCGACGTTCTCCGTGTCTGCGAACGAAATTGTTCTTCTGCATAACTTCAAGATCAATAATAGTAGTGTACCAACCCTAAAGGagtacttgataaatatgaaagatCCTACGCTTAATCTCAAGTTTAGTCCTATGAAGGATTCGTTTGCGTTTATAAACGCTATTGAGGTTGTTTCCGTACCGAATAATTTGGTAAATGACGAAGGGTTGGCCCTTTTCCCGGTTAACAAGTTTTCCGGTTTAACTGAGCAAAATTACCAAGTTGTGTATAGGCTTAACATGGGGGGACCTTTGATTACCCCAAGGAATGATACACTAGGAAGGATATGGATACCTGATGATAATTACCTCGAACAGAAGAATTTCGCCAAGGCTACCTCGATTGCACCGGACGGGGTCCACTACTCCAAGACTATAACGCGCTTGATTGCACCGCCAATGGTTTATGCGACTGTTATCGAGATGGCCGATGCTAACATAAAGCTCCCAAACTTCAATGTCTCATGGAAGCTTGATGTTGATAAATCATTTGATTATTTGCTTAGGATGCATTTCTGTGACATTATTAGTAAGGCAACCGATAGTCTCTATTTCAATGTTTACATCAATGAGAAAATGGCCATTTCTGCATTGGACTTGTCAGCGGTTACCGCCGGGTTGGCCCGTCCGTACTATAGAGATATTGTGGTGAACGCTCCGCTAATCAACGATGGACTACTCATCCAAATCGGTCCATTGAATCAAGGTACTGGGGCAGCTAATGCGATTCTTAATGGCTTGGAGGTGATGAAAATGAGCAACTCGGTTGGTAGTTTAGACGGGGAGTTTGGTGCAGAAGAGGGAGGGTTGGGAATGTCTCACCAGGGCACGGTGGCTACAATCGGTTTCGTCATGATGTTTGGTGCCTTTGTCGGTCTTGGTGCAATGGTTTATAAATGGAAGAAGAGACCCAAAGATTGGCAAAAGAGGAATAGTTTCTCTTCTTGGTTGCTCCCACTCCATGCAGGCGATAATAGCTTCTTAAGCAAGAACAGTGCTTCTCAAAAGAGCAACTTCAACACAAGTGGCTTAGGCCGATATTTCTCGTTAGCAGAGCTACAAGAAGCAACCAAGAACTTCGATTCGAGTGAAATAATCGGTGTCGGTGGATTTGGCAATGTCTATTTAGGTACAATCGATGACGGGATTAAAGTTGCTGTTAAGAGAGGAAACCCACAATCAGAACAAGGTATCACTGAGTTCCAAACAGAAATCCAGATGCTGTCAAAGTTAAGACACAGACACTTGGTGTCACTGATCGGTTACTGTGATGAAAACAGCGAAATGATCCTGGTTTACGAGTACATGTCGAATGGACCTTTCAGGGATCACTTGTATGGAAAAAACTTGCCACCATTATCATGGAAGCAAAGGCTCGAGATTTGCATCGGAGCTGCTCGTGGACTTCACTATCTTCATACCGGTACCGCACAAGGGATCATTCATCGTGATGTTAAGACCACCAATATTTTGCTTGACGATGCCTTTGTTGCCAAGGTTGCTGATTTTGGTCTGTCAAAAGACACACCTATGGGACAAAATCATGTTAGCACTGCAGTGAAAGGTAGCTTCGGGTACTTAGATCCCGAGTACTTCAAAAGGCAGCAATTGACTGAAAAATCAGATGTTTACTCATTTGGGGTGGTTCTGCTTGAATCCTTGTGTGCAAGGCCTGCAATTAACCCACAACTGCCGAGAGAGCAGGTTAACTTAGCCGAATGGGCAATGCAATGGAAGAGGAAGGACTTGCTTGAAAAGGTTATTGATCCTCAACTAGCCGGTTCCATCAATCCAGAATCAATGAAGAAGTTTGCTGAGGCTGCAGAGAAATGCTTGTTAGAATACGGCGTCGACAGACCTTCAATGGGAGATGTTTTGTGGAACTTGGAATATGCCTTGCAGTTGCAGGAAGCATTCACAGCCAGAAAATCAGAGGACGAGACCAACCCTCTGAACACCGCCACTACCCAAACTCCTATCATGGTGCCATCCACCACCAGTCTTCCAACCGATAACTACCGTTCGGTTGAGGGTCCAGTAGACGTTCCAGCGATTAATGATCACTCAGGAACTGCAGTGTTTGCACAATTTCAAAGCCTTGATGGCAGGTGA
- the LOC105795329 gene encoding late embryogenesis abundant protein: MADLTDENGNPIQLTDEQGNPVQLTDEYGNPIHVIGVATKSPPMHGGDQISVVAAEYQQQQQYRPPPLRPEVSSKEEIQSFNSSSTSSFEDDGVSEKKGRKDKTKEKLAGRNYEEEEEQFHTTTNAAKTSIATTTAAPPQQPYVEQEEMCLREKIKAKLPW, encoded by the exons ATGGCTGATTTAACAGATGAAAATGGTAACCCTATTCAACTCACTGATGAGCAAGGCAACCCGGTGCAATTGACCGATGAATATGGTAACCCCATCCACGTCATTGGCGTAGCCACCAAGTCCCCACCTATGCACGGTGGTGATCAGATCAGTGTTGTTGCTGCTGAGTATCAACAGCAGCAGCAGTATCGACCGCCGCCACTGCGTCCGGAGGTTTCCAGCAAGGAAGAGATTCAGTCTTTTAACAGCTCCAGCACTAGCTCG TTTGAAGATGATGGAGTAAGTGAGAAGAAAGGGAGGAAGgataaaacaaaagagaaattaGCAGGTAGAAATtatgaggaggaggaggagcaATTTCATACCACAACTAACGCTGCCAAAACCTCTATCGCAACCACCACCGCCGCACCGCCTCAACAGCCGTACGTTGAGCAAGAGGAGATGTGTTTGAGGGAGAAGATAAAAGCGAAATTGCCGTggtga
- the LOC105795330 gene encoding protein CASPARIAN STRIP INTEGRITY FACTOR 1, whose amino-acid sequence MHNLKKIVLLLFLVSTFLLSTSMAGRQSKFVNMLAEEVDAAFEEEGVEGEAIHERLLRANTKDYGRYDPTPALVKPPFKLIPN is encoded by the exons ATGCATAATCTCAAGAAGATTGTTCTACTTTTGTTCTTGgtttcaacttttcttttatcaaCTTCAATGGCAG GTCGCCAATCTAAGTTCGTCAATATGTTGGCTGAGGAAGTTGATGCAGCTTTTGAG GAGGAAGGTGTCGAAGGCGAAGCAATCCATGAACGGCTGCTTAGAGCAAATACTAAAGACTATGGAAGATATGATCCAACACCAGCTCTTGTGAAGCCTCCTTTCAAGCTTATACCTAATTAA